The Elstera cyanobacteriorum genome includes a region encoding these proteins:
- the ccoS gene encoding cbb3-type cytochrome oxidase assembly protein CcoS — protein MDILIYLIPVSLLLGGGALAAFLWSLKSGQYEDMDGAANRILFDDDSPLPDPDKKPKA, from the coding sequence GTGGATATCCTGATCTATCTAATCCCGGTCAGCCTGTTGCTGGGCGGCGGGGCGCTGGCCGCTTTCCTCTGGTCGCTCAAATCCGGGCAGTATGAGGATATGGACGGGGCGGCGAACCGTATTTTGTTCGATGATGATTCGCCGCTGCCCGACCCTGATAAGAAACCGAAGGCTTAG
- a CDS encoding class I SAM-dependent methyltransferase, which translates to MRGPIAARHSGPFGTAVDFGVGVGRLAIPLTQYADQVWGVDIAQSMLDRAARHAQEAGVGPLNLCRSVADLPQDVDFVHSYIVIQHIPVPVGEEIILGLYDKLRPGGIGALHVPISDARAPLKRYAALAQKYITPLRYLFNLLRGAPLSDPVMQMNIYDINRIAGLLLKRGAVNLQLARTPSAWEGVYIIFTKGDSASAGTWWTPEAEGKL; encoded by the coding sequence ATGCGCGGCCCCATCGCCGCGCGCCACAGCGGCCCGTTCGGCACCGCCGTCGATTTTGGCGTCGGCGTCGGGCGGTTGGCGATTCCACTTACGCAGTATGCCGATCAAGTTTGGGGGGTTGATATCGCCCAATCGATGCTGGATCGCGCCGCCCGCCACGCGCAGGAAGCTGGGGTTGGGCCGCTCAACCTATGCCGGTCGGTCGCCGATCTGCCCCAGGACGTCGATTTCGTCCATTCCTATATCGTTATCCAGCATATTCCCGTCCCAGTCGGCGAAGAGATTATCTTGGGGCTTTACGATAAACTGCGCCCCGGCGGCATCGGCGCGCTGCATGTGCCGATTTCGGACGCGCGGGCGCCGTTAAAGCGCTATGCCGCCCTCGCCCAGAAATACATCACGCCGCTGCGCTATCTCTTCAATCTGCTGCGCGGCGCACCACTGTCCGATCCGGTGATGCAGATGAATATCTATGACATTAACCGGATCGCGGGCCTGCTGCTGAAGCGCGGCGCGGTCAATCTCCAGCTCGCGCGCACCCCCTCGGCCTGGGAAGGCGTCTATATCATCTTCACCAAAGGCGATAGCGCGAGCGCTGGAACCTGGTGGACGCCAGAAGCCGAAGGGAAACTCTAA
- a CDS encoding VOC family protein yields MIPAGITLRVARPTDQLQTVVAFYRDGLGFSELSCFTAHNGFDGVILGHPAAPWHLEFTHQPGHRVGRAPTQDNLLVFYLPDQVIWSAARDRLIAFGAAPVQSYNPFWDAAGVTFEDPDGYRIVLQNAAWTR; encoded by the coding sequence GTGATCCCCGCCGGGATTACGCTGCGGGTCGCCCGGCCAACCGATCAGCTTCAGACTGTCGTGGCGTTTTACCGCGACGGTCTGGGCTTTTCGGAACTTTCATGCTTTACCGCCCATAATGGCTTCGATGGGGTGATCCTCGGGCATCCCGCAGCCCCCTGGCATTTGGAATTCACCCATCAACCCGGCCATCGCGTCGGGCGGGCGCCGACGCAAGATAATTTGCTGGTGTTCTACCTGCCCGACCAAGTGATCTGGAGCGCCGCCCGCGATCGTTTGATCGCTTTCGGGGCGGCGCCGGTGCAATCCTATAATCCGTTCTGGGACGCTGCGGGCGTGACCTTCGAAGACCCCGACGGCTATCGCATCGTGCTTCAGAACGCTGCCTGGACGCGCTAG
- a CDS encoding FixH family protein: MTTLPAADLSRRSRWIPWVFVVGFLTVLIPNGFLLYYSTRQPVGLVVEKPYERGIAYNKLLAAAREQAKLGWQAQTTVSGFDAAKGTGRVVIAVTDATGPLADAVVQLTLSRPLEGDSLPVLTLPVEGGTAQATVTGLRPGQWEARMVVRRGTDHAVLDQRLIVR, translated from the coding sequence ATGACGACGCTACCCGCTGCCGATCTTTCTCGCCGGTCCCGCTGGATTCCATGGGTCTTCGTCGTTGGGTTTCTGACCGTGCTGATCCCCAATGGTTTTCTGCTTTATTACTCGACCCGGCAGCCCGTAGGGCTGGTTGTCGAAAAACCTTACGAGCGCGGTATCGCCTATAATAAGTTGCTGGCGGCAGCGCGGGAGCAAGCGAAACTCGGGTGGCAGGCGCAGACGACCGTTAGCGGGTTCGATGCCGCCAAGGGCACGGGCCGGGTGGTGATCGCTGTGACGGATGCCACCGGGCCGCTCGCTGACGCCGTCGTGCAACTCACCCTGTCGCGCCCGTTGGAGGGCGATAGCCTGCCGGTTCTGACCCTGCCGGTCGAAGGCGGGACGGCGCAGGCGACCGTGACCGGTCTGCGCCCGGGCCAGTGGGAGGCGCGTATGGTGGTGCGCCGGGGCACGGACCATGCCGTGCTCGATCAGCGGTTGATCGTGCGATGA
- a CDS encoding multicopper oxidase family protein — MLRLTRRQFIAGSALLGAALATPGAQAQTRPRFLKIDTRTLVVNGKAARVFSLTESGRHSGLKFDPGERFTVALENRLTEPSIIHWHGMTPRPEDDGVYDTGYGAPLAPGETRKYDFPARPGTHWMHSHHGLQEQALLAAPLIVRTAEDLAEDAQEVVVLLHDFTFRDPAEILAGLTGTPASGGGMNHGAMNHGAMSHGTSGGMDLNDVEFDAYLANDRTLDDPEVVPVERNGRVRLRIINGASATAFWIDLGGTLASAIAVDGNPVTPLVGSRFPLAQGQRIDLMLTVPAGGIVPVFARREGDTIRTGLVLAAPGALVPKLPERTPAQEAPVDLSLETQLRAPTPLPARAADMVQEVMLMGSMAPYAWTMDGQTWDTRNRLTVKAGQRVELTFWNHSMMAHPMHLHGHHFQVVGIGDARFSGAIRDTVLVPPMARVTIAFDADNPGRWLYHCHNLYHMAAGMMSEIVYA; from the coding sequence GTGCTGCGTCTCACCCGCCGTCAGTTTATCGCCGGAAGCGCCCTCCTCGGGGCGGCCCTTGCCACGCCCGGTGCGCAGGCGCAAACCCGGCCGCGCTTTCTGAAGATCGACACGCGGACGCTCGTGGTGAACGGCAAGGCGGCGCGCGTCTTTAGCCTGACGGAGAGCGGCCGCCACAGCGGACTAAAGTTCGATCCCGGCGAACGGTTTACCGTGGCGCTGGAAAACCGGCTGACCGAGCCCAGCATCATCCATTGGCACGGGATGACGCCCCGCCCGGAAGACGATGGCGTTTATGACACGGGCTATGGTGCCCCCCTCGCCCCGGGTGAAACGCGCAAATATGACTTTCCGGCCCGGCCTGGCACCCATTGGATGCACTCCCACCACGGGCTGCAGGAACAGGCCCTGCTGGCCGCGCCGCTGATCGTGCGCACGGCAGAGGATTTGGCCGAGGACGCACAGGAAGTTGTCGTCCTGCTGCATGATTTTACCTTCCGCGACCCAGCCGAAATTCTGGCCGGTCTAACCGGCACCCCGGCCTCCGGCGGTGGCATGAACCACGGCGCGATGAACCACGGGGCTATGTCCCACGGAACCAGCGGCGGGATGGACCTCAACGATGTCGAGTTCGACGCCTATCTTGCCAACGACCGCACGCTCGATGACCCGGAAGTTGTGCCCGTGGAGCGCAATGGGCGGGTGCGGCTGCGCATCATCAATGGTGCATCGGCGACAGCCTTCTGGATCGACCTTGGCGGCACGCTCGCCTCGGCCATCGCCGTCGATGGCAACCCGGTGACGCCGCTTGTCGGCAGCCGCTTTCCCTTAGCGCAGGGCCAACGGATTGATCTGATGTTAACGGTTCCGGCGGGCGGCATCGTGCCGGTCTTCGCCCGGCGGGAGGGCGATACCATCCGCACCGGCCTCGTGCTTGCCGCCCCCGGCGCTCTGGTTCCGAAACTGCCTGAACGGACGCCGGCGCAAGAAGCTCCGGTCGATCTATCGCTGGAAACCCAATTACGCGCGCCGACGCCCCTCCCCGCCCGCGCCGCCGATATGGTGCAGGAAGTGATGCTGATGGGGTCGATGGCCCCCTATGCCTGGACGATGGATGGCCAAACCTGGGACACCCGCAACCGCCTGACCGTCAAAGCTGGGCAGCGGGTGGAACTGACCTTCTGGAACCATTCGATGATGGCCCATCCGATGCACCTACACGGCCATCATTTCCAAGTCGTCGGCATCGGCGATGCGCGTTTTTCCGGCGCGATCCGCGATACGGTTCTGGTGCCGCCAATGGCGCGGGTAACGATTGCCTTCGATGCCGATAATCCCGGACGGTGGCTCTACCATTGCCACAATCTCTACCACATGGCCGCCGGGATGATGTCGGAGATTGTCTACGCCTAG
- the carA gene encoding glutamine-hydrolyzing carbamoyl-phosphate synthase small subunit: MTDAAPTPTGALILQDGTVLWGRGFGASGRSVGEVCFNTSLTGYQEIMTDPSYAGQIITFTFPHIGNTGTNPEDIETKTPAARGLIVKTDVTEPSNWRSVQKFDAWLKAWNLVGLAGIDTRRLTRLIRDQGAPTGVIVHNPAGITDADIEAAKAEAKAWPGLEGMDLAIEVSTRQSYAWTQSTWSLGAGYAEQDSPDHHVVAIDYGAKQNILRCLAATGARVTVVPATATADDILALKPDGVFLSNGPGDPAATGAYAVPTIQGLLAKDLPIFGICLGHQLLALSLGAKTKKMDRGHRGANHPVKDLETGKVEITSQNHGFVVREETLPADATVTHVSLFDGSNEGFRLNSRPVFSVQYHPEASPGPSDSHYLFDRFAKLIEAHKR, from the coding sequence ATGACCGATGCCGCCCCCACCCCGACCGGCGCTCTTATTCTTCAAGATGGCACTGTACTGTGGGGGCGTGGGTTCGGAGCGTCGGGGCGATCGGTTGGGGAAGTCTGCTTCAATACGTCGCTGACCGGCTATCAGGAAATCATGACCGACCCGTCTTATGCCGGACAGATCATTACCTTCACCTTCCCGCATATCGGAAACACCGGCACGAACCCGGAAGATATCGAAACCAAGACGCCCGCCGCTCGCGGCCTGATCGTCAAGACCGATGTGACCGAGCCGTCCAACTGGCGATCGGTGCAGAAGTTCGATGCGTGGCTGAAGGCTTGGAACCTCGTTGGGCTTGCTGGGATCGATACCCGCCGCCTGACCCGCTTGATCCGCGACCAGGGCGCGCCGACCGGTGTGATCGTCCATAATCCGGCGGGCATTACCGATGCCGATATTGAGGCCGCTAAGGCCGAAGCGAAGGCCTGGCCCGGCCTCGAAGGCATGGACCTCGCGATCGAGGTTTCAACCCGTCAGAGCTATGCCTGGACGCAATCGACCTGGAGCCTCGGCGCCGGTTATGCGGAGCAAGACAGCCCGGACCATCACGTCGTCGCCATCGATTATGGCGCGAAGCAGAATATTCTGCGCTGCCTAGCCGCAACGGGCGCGCGGGTGACGGTGGTTCCGGCCACCGCCACGGCCGATGACATCCTGGCGCTGAAGCCCGATGGCGTTTTTCTGTCCAATGGCCCAGGGGACCCGGCGGCGACCGGGGCTTATGCCGTGCCGACCATCCAAGGGCTACTGGCGAAGGATCTGCCGATCTTCGGCATCTGCCTCGGCCATCAATTGCTCGCCCTATCGCTGGGGGCCAAGACGAAGAAAATGGATCGCGGCCATCGCGGCGCGAACCATCCGGTTAAGGATCTCGAAACCGGCAAGGTCGAAATCACCAGCCAGAACCACGGGTTCGTCGTGCGCGAAGAAACCCTACCGGCCGATGCGACCGTGACTCATGTGTCGCTGTTCGACGGCAGCAACGAAGGCTTCCGCCTGAACAGCCGCCCGGTCTTCTCCGTTCAATATCACCCGGAAGCCAGCCCCGGCCCCTCGGACAGCCATTATCTGTTCGACCGGTTCGCGAAGCTGATCGAAGCGCATAAACGCTAG
- a CDS encoding heavy metal translocating P-type ATPase metal-binding domain-containing protein translates to MTALRAEAVPESPALTACAHCGEPLAASIEPGERFCCHGCAGAYALIHDLGLDQYYARRCLDPDARAPRPEEEGADMAAFVRPGKDTGTASLTVMVDGLQCAACVWLIEAVLAKLPGMLEGRVNMTTSRLRLTWHGTPDDWRRPVEAIEKLGYRLIPFDPQSLKTARDRTSKELLRALAVAGFAAMNIMLLSVGIWAGHVQGMGQATRDLLHWVSALIALPAVLYAGQPFFKSAWAALRQGHTNMDVPVSIGVTLTTLMSLYQTSQGAEHAFFDGVTMLLFFLLVGRVFDHYARGAARAVAEQLLTLRTTAVRVLGKGGTVTTLPADRVAVGDRILVAAGERIGVDGCVVEGTSALDTSLVTGESLPRSVKPGDTVHAGMLNLGAPLTCEATATGDGTLLAEIVRLMEAAESRRSRFIALADRVAKRYAPVVHVTALATFLGWVFGMGAPWQDALYAAVAVLIITCPCALALAVPVVQVLASARLMKRGVLLKSATALERLDGVTDIVFDKTGTLTLGRPVLQAREGYSADLLNRAATLARASRHPLSRALVEAAGPGTARDGVEEIPGLGLRWTSPTGEVRLGSRSFCGGAGAADDSAPELWFTEPGQAPVRFIFTDPLRPDARAVMDALRQQGYRLALLSGDRPVAAQAVAETLGMTDWRGGATPADKVAFLENLRAEGRNVLMVGDGLNDAPALAAATVSLSPTSAADVAQTTADLVFQGEKLAPVLLALDTGRAAQRLARENLLIALVYNLLAVPLAIAGLVTPLIAAAAMSSSSLLVIANSFRLARRRVPWIS, encoded by the coding sequence ATGACAGCGCTGCGGGCCGAGGCGGTTCCCGAGAGTCCGGCGCTAACCGCTTGCGCCCATTGCGGGGAGCCTCTCGCGGCTAGTATCGAGCCGGGGGAACGGTTCTGCTGCCACGGTTGCGCGGGCGCTTATGCGCTGATCCATGACCTCGGTCTCGATCAATATTACGCGCGCCGGTGCCTCGATCCCGACGCCCGCGCCCCCCGCCCGGAGGAGGAGGGGGCCGACATGGCCGCCTTCGTTCGCCCGGGAAAGGACACGGGGACGGCCAGCCTGACCGTTATGGTCGATGGTCTGCAATGCGCGGCCTGCGTTTGGCTGATCGAAGCGGTTTTGGCGAAACTGCCGGGCATGCTGGAAGGCCGGGTCAATATGACCACCAGCCGCCTGCGCCTCACCTGGCACGGCACGCCGGACGATTGGCGCCGCCCGGTGGAAGCTATCGAAAAGCTCGGGTATCGGCTGATTCCCTTCGATCCGCAAAGCCTGAAAACCGCCCGTGATCGCACGAGTAAGGAACTGTTGCGGGCGCTCGCCGTCGCTGGGTTTGCCGCGATGAATATCATGCTGCTGTCGGTCGGCATTTGGGCCGGACATGTGCAGGGCATGGGGCAGGCGACGCGCGACTTGCTGCATTGGGTTTCGGCGCTGATTGCCTTGCCCGCCGTGCTTTATGCCGGGCAGCCCTTCTTCAAATCAGCCTGGGCGGCGTTGCGCCAGGGGCACACCAATATGGATGTGCCCGTTTCCATCGGCGTGACGCTGACGACGCTGATGAGCCTCTATCAAACCTCGCAGGGGGCGGAGCACGCCTTTTTTGACGGCGTGACCATGCTGCTGTTCTTCCTGCTGGTTGGCCGGGTGTTCGATCACTATGCGCGCGGTGCGGCGCGGGCTGTCGCCGAACAATTGCTCACCTTGCGGACAACGGCGGTGCGGGTGCTGGGCAAAGGCGGCACGGTTACGACGCTGCCCGCCGACCGCGTGGCCGTCGGCGACCGCATTCTGGTCGCGGCAGGCGAGCGCATTGGCGTCGATGGCTGCGTTGTTGAGGGCACGTCGGCGCTCGATACCAGTCTTGTCACGGGGGAAAGCCTGCCGCGCTCGGTAAAGCCCGGCGATACGGTCCACGCGGGCATGCTGAACCTCGGCGCCCCCTTGACCTGCGAAGCGACTGCTACCGGCGACGGCACGTTGCTGGCCGAAATCGTCCGCCTGATGGAAGCGGCGGAGTCGCGCCGCTCGCGCTTCATCGCGCTGGCCGACCGGGTGGCGAAACGCTACGCGCCGGTCGTGCATGTAACGGCGCTGGCGACCTTCCTCGGCTGGGTATTCGGAATGGGGGCGCCCTGGCAGGATGCGCTCTATGCGGCGGTGGCCGTGCTGATCATCACCTGCCCCTGCGCGCTGGCCCTCGCGGTGCCCGTGGTGCAGGTGTTGGCGAGCGCCCGCCTGATGAAGCGCGGCGTGCTGCTGAAATCCGCCACCGCGCTGGAACGGCTCGACGGCGTGACCGACATTGTTTTCGACAAGACAGGGACACTAACGCTCGGTCGGCCCGTTCTTCAAGCGCGGGAGGGCTATTCCGCCGATCTCCTCAACCGCGCGGCGACCTTGGCGCGCGCCAGCCGCCACCCGTTATCGCGGGCGCTGGTGGAGGCCGCCGGTCCCGGCACCGCCCGCGACGGTGTCGAGGAAATCCCAGGTCTCGGGCTGCGTTGGACGTCCCCGACCGGCGAGGTGCGCCTTGGCAGCCGCAGTTTCTGCGGCGGGGCGGGGGCAGCGGACGATAGCGCGCCGGAGCTTTGGTTTACCGAACCCGGTCAGGCGCCGGTGCGCTTTATCTTTACCGATCCGCTGCGCCCCGATGCACGGGCGGTGATGGATGCCCTACGCCAGCAGGGCTATCGGTTGGCGCTCCTCTCTGGCGACCGGCCCGTCGCAGCCCAAGCCGTGGCCGAGACGCTGGGGATGACCGACTGGCGCGGGGGGGCAACCCCGGCGGATAAGGTCGCTTTTCTGGAAAATCTGCGCGCCGAAGGGCGGAACGTATTGATGGTCGGCGATGGTTTGAACGACGCCCCGGCGCTGGCGGCGGCGACCGTTTCCCTCTCTCCCACCAGTGCCGCCGATGTGGCGCAGACGACGGCGGATCTGGTCTTCCAGGGCGAAAAACTCGCCCCCGTGCTTCTCGCGCTCGATACCGGGCGGGCGGCGCAGCGGTTGGCGCGGGAAAATCTGCTGATTGCGCTGGTGTATAATCTTCTGGCGGTGCCGCTGGCGATTGCCGGGCTGGTCACGCCGCTGATCGCAGCAGCGGCCATGTCGTCGTCTTCGCTGCTGGTTATCGCCAATAGTTTCCGTTTGGCGCGTCGGAGGGTGCCGTGGATATCCTGA
- the carB gene encoding carbamoyl-phosphate synthase large subunit, with product MPKRTDISSILIIGAGPIVIGQACEFDYSGAQAVKALRAEGYRVILVNSNPATIMTDPELADATYIEPITPEFVARVIEAERPDALLPTMGGQTALNCALALDANGTLEKFGVELIGAKRDAIEKAEDRQLFREAMEKIGLESPKSHLVTSLEEGRAALAQVGLPAIIRPSFTLGGQGGGIAYNVEEFEAIVAGGIKLSPVGSVLVEESVLGWKEYEMEVVRDRADNCIIICSIENIDPMGVHTGDSITVAPALTLTDKEYQIMRDASIAVLREIGVDTGGSNVQFAVNPENGRMVVIEMNPRVSRSSALASKATGFPIAKVAAKLAVGYTLDELQNDITKVTPASFEPTIDYIVTKIPRFTFEKFPGASPTLTTSMKSVGEVMAIGRTFAESFQKALRGLETGLAGLDDIAVDGLRAALSTPTPDRIRIIGQAFREGMSVEEVYTATKVDPWFLRQLHAIVAEEAAIKAKGLPRDRSGLHRLKALGFSDARLAKLTGQTEAGVAAHRAALGILPVFKRIDTCAAEFASDTPYMYSTYEGNGVEPAECEADPTDRKKVMILGGGPNRIGQGIEFDYCCVHAAYALKDAGYETIMVNCNPETVSTDYDTSDRLYFEPLTGEDVIAIARREQSKGTLLGAIVQFGGQTPLKLAAALEAAGIPILGTSPDAIDLAEDRERFQVLLQQLGLRQPKNGTARSAEEAEKVAEQVGYPVVIRPSYVLGGRAMEIVHDVEGLRRYVSTAVQVSGTTPVLIDSYLRDAIEVDVDAVSDGKDVLVAGIMEHIEEAGIHSGDSACALPPYSLPPAIIDEIRAQTVQLARALKVIGLMNVQFAVKDQTVYILEVNPRASRTVPFVAKATGRPIAKMAARIMAGEALAAFPPPPASAPHVAVKEAVFPFNRFPGVDTILGPEMKSTGEVMGLDVDFGRAFAKAQSAAGSHLPIAGTCFISVKESDKPAMVPLARSLAGLGFRIVATRGTGAYLKDHGIEVQFVNKVTEGRPDVTDLMRSGEIQLVFNTAEGKVAIADSFSLRRAALTAGIAYMTTVAGARAAVRAIEALRGETMGVRPLQDYFAK from the coding sequence ATGCCGAAACGTACCGATATTTCCTCCATCCTCATCATCGGCGCGGGGCCGATTGTTATTGGTCAGGCCTGTGAGTTCGATTACTCCGGTGCCCAAGCGGTCAAGGCGCTGCGGGCGGAAGGCTATCGCGTCATCCTCGTCAACTCCAACCCGGCGACGATCATGACCGACCCGGAATTGGCGGATGCGACCTATATTGAACCGATCACCCCGGAATTCGTCGCCCGCGTCATCGAAGCCGAACGGCCCGATGCGCTGCTGCCGACGATGGGCGGCCAAACGGCGCTGAACTGTGCCCTGGCGCTCGATGCCAATGGCACGCTGGAAAAATTCGGCGTGGAGCTGATCGGCGCCAAGCGCGACGCGATTGAAAAGGCGGAAGATCGGCAGTTGTTCCGCGAGGCGATGGAAAAGATCGGCCTTGAAAGCCCGAAAAGCCACCTCGTGACCTCGCTGGAGGAAGGGCGCGCGGCGCTGGCCCAGGTCGGGCTGCCGGCCATCATCCGTCCGTCGTTCACCTTGGGCGGCCAGGGCGGCGGCATTGCTTATAATGTTGAAGAGTTCGAGGCCATCGTCGCGGGCGGGATTAAGCTCTCGCCGGTCGGCTCCGTCCTCGTCGAAGAATCGGTGCTGGGCTGGAAAGAGTATGAGATGGAAGTTGTGCGCGACCGCGCCGACAATTGCATCATCATCTGCTCCATCGAAAACATCGATCCGATGGGTGTGCATACCGGCGACAGCATTACCGTCGCCCCGGCGCTGACGCTGACCGATAAAGAATATCAGATCATGCGTGACGCCTCGATCGCCGTGCTGCGCGAGATTGGCGTCGATACCGGTGGGTCGAACGTGCAGTTCGCCGTGAACCCGGAAAACGGGCGCATGGTGGTGATCGAAATGAACCCGCGCGTCAGCCGCTCCTCGGCGCTGGCGTCAAAAGCCACGGGCTTCCCGATTGCCAAGGTCGCGGCCAAACTGGCGGTGGGCTATACGCTGGACGAGCTACAGAACGACATTACCAAGGTCACCCCAGCCAGCTTCGAGCCGACGATTGACTATATCGTCACCAAAATTCCGCGCTTTACCTTCGAAAAATTCCCCGGCGCCAGCCCGACGCTGACCACCTCGATGAAGTCGGTCGGGGAAGTCATGGCCATCGGCCGCACCTTCGCCGAGAGCTTCCAGAAGGCGCTGCGCGGTCTCGAAACTGGCCTGGCGGGTCTCGACGACATCGCCGTCGATGGGCTGCGCGCCGCGTTGTCCACCCCAACGCCGGACCGTATCCGCATCATCGGCCAAGCCTTCCGCGAGGGCATGAGCGTCGAGGAAGTCTATACCGCCACCAAGGTCGATCCCTGGTTCCTGCGCCAGCTTCACGCCATCGTTGCCGAAGAAGCCGCGATCAAGGCGAAGGGGCTGCCGCGCGACCGTTCCGGGCTGCATCGCTTGAAGGCGCTGGGTTTCTCCGACGCGCGCCTCGCCAAGCTGACGGGGCAGACCGAAGCGGGAGTAGCCGCCCATCGCGCCGCCTTGGGTATTCTGCCGGTGTTCAAGCGCATCGATACCTGCGCGGCGGAATTCGCCTCCGACACGCCCTATATGTATTCGACCTATGAAGGCAATGGCGTCGAACCCGCCGAATGCGAAGCCGACCCGACCGACCGCAAGAAGGTGATGATCCTCGGCGGCGGGCCAAACCGCATCGGCCAGGGCATCGAGTTCGACTATTGCTGCGTCCATGCCGCCTATGCGCTGAAGGATGCGGGCTATGAGACGATCATGGTCAACTGCAACCCGGAAACCGTCTCGACCGATTACGACACCTCCGACCGGCTCTATTTCGAACCGCTGACCGGCGAAGACGTGATCGCCATCGCCCGGCGCGAACAGAGCAAGGGCACGCTGCTGGGTGCCATCGTGCAGTTCGGCGGGCAGACGCCGCTAAAGCTCGCCGCTGCGCTCGAAGCCGCCGGGATTCCCATCCTCGGCACCTCGCCGGACGCCATCGATCTCGCTGAAGACCGCGAACGCTTCCAGGTGCTGTTGCAGCAGCTCGGGCTTCGCCAGCCGAAGAACGGCACGGCCCGGTCGGCGGAAGAAGCGGAGAAGGTCGCTGAACAGGTCGGCTATCCGGTCGTCATCCGTCCGTCCTATGTGCTCGGCGGGCGGGCGATGGAAATCGTCCATGACGTCGAAGGTCTGCGCCGTTACGTCTCTACCGCTGTGCAGGTTTCGGGCACCACGCCGGTGCTGATCGACAGCTACCTGCGCGACGCCATCGAAGTGGACGTCGATGCCGTGTCGGACGGCAAGGACGTCTTGGTCGCCGGGATCATGGAGCATATCGAGGAAGCGGGCATCCATTCCGGCGATAGCGCCTGCGCCCTGCCGCCGTACTCCCTGCCGCCCGCCATCATCGACGAAATCCGCGCCCAAACCGTGCAGCTTGCCCGCGCGCTGAAGGTAATCGGCCTGATGAACGTGCAGTTCGCAGTGAAGGACCAGACGGTCTATATCCTTGAAGTGAACCCGCGCGCCAGCCGCACGGTGCCCTTCGTCGCCAAGGCCACGGGCCGCCCGATTGCCAAGATGGCGGCGCGTATCATGGCCGGGGAAGCGCTTGCCGCCTTCCCGCCGCCGCCCGCCAGCGCGCCCCATGTGGCCGTGAAGGAAGCCGTTTTCCCATTCAACCGTTTCCCCGGCGTCGATACGATCCTGGGGCCGGAAATGAAATCGACTGGCGAGGTCATGGGCCTTGATGTCGATTTCGGGCGGGCCTTCGCCAAGGCTCAAAGCGCGGCAGGCAGCCATCTGCCGATCGCCGGAACCTGCTTCATCTCGGTGAAGGAAAGCGACAAGCCCGCAATGGTGCCGCTGGCCCGCTCACTGGCCGGTCTCGGTTTCCGTATCGTCGCAACGCGCGGCACGGGGGCCTATTTGAAGGACCACGGGATCGAGGTGCAGTTCGTCAATAAGGTGACGGAAGGCCGCCCGGACGTGACCGACCTGATGCGCTCCGGCGAAATCCAGCTTGTCTTCAATACCGCCGAGGGCAAGGTGGCGATTGCCGATAGCTTCTCCCTCCGCCGCGCCGCGCTGACGGCGGGGATCGCCTATATGACCACGGTGGCGGGCGCCCGCGCGGCGGTCCGCGCCATTGAAGCCCTGCGCGGGGAAACGATGGGCGTGCGGCCCTTGCAGGATTACTTCGCGAAGTGA